The following are encoded together in the Xanthomonas vesicatoria ATCC 35937 genome:
- a CDS encoding LpxL/LpxP family Kdo(2)-lipid IV(A) lauroyl/palmitoleoyl acyltransferase — translation MSESANVAVRPSLRNPRHWPMFLGLAVMVLAGRLPWTLQRAIGRGVGWIAMRVAGTRRRAAEVNLTLCFPEQDDAWRARLLRDSFDALGVGLFEFARAWWGSIDAIRPGVQIEGLEHLQQLQEQKRGVLLVSGHFMTLEMCGRLLCDHVPLAGMYRRHRNPVFEWAVKRGRLRYATHMFANEDLRATIKHLKRGGFLWYAPDQDMRGKDTVFVPFFGHPASTITATHQLARLTGCAVVPYFHRREGGRYILKIAPPLAGIPSEDVIADTAQVNAAIEDMVREAPDQYLWIHRRFKRQPGGRSAFYQ, via the coding sequence ATGTCCGAGTCCGCCAACGTCGCCGTCCGCCCTTCCCTGCGCAACCCCAGGCATTGGCCCATGTTTCTGGGCCTTGCGGTGATGGTGCTGGCCGGGCGTCTGCCCTGGACCCTGCAGCGCGCAATAGGACGTGGCGTGGGCTGGATCGCGATGCGGGTGGCAGGCACACGTCGGCGCGCTGCCGAGGTCAACCTCACACTGTGTTTTCCCGAGCAGGACGATGCCTGGCGGGCGCGACTGCTGCGCGATAGTTTCGATGCGCTGGGCGTGGGCCTGTTCGAGTTCGCGCGCGCGTGGTGGGGCAGCATCGATGCCATTCGCCCGGGCGTGCAGATCGAAGGCCTGGAACATCTGCAGCAGCTGCAGGAACAAAAGCGCGGCGTGTTGCTGGTGTCCGGCCACTTCATGACGCTGGAAATGTGCGGGCGCCTGCTGTGCGACCACGTGCCGCTGGCCGGCATGTACCGCAGGCACCGGAACCCGGTGTTCGAATGGGCGGTCAAGCGCGGCCGCTTGCGCTATGCCACGCACATGTTCGCCAACGAAGACCTGCGCGCCACCATCAAGCACCTCAAGCGCGGCGGTTTCCTGTGGTACGCGCCGGACCAGGACATGCGCGGCAAGGACACCGTGTTCGTGCCGTTCTTCGGGCATCCGGCCTCCACCATCACTGCCACCCATCAGCTGGCACGGCTGACCGGTTGCGCGGTGGTACCGTATTTCCATCGCCGCGAAGGCGGCCGCTACATCCTCAAGATCGCGCCGCCGCTGGCAGGCATTCCGTCGGAGGATGTGATCGCCGATACCGCGCAGGTCAATGCGGCGATCGAGGACATGGTGCGCGAGGCGCCGGATCAATATTTATGGATCCATCGCCGCTTCAAGCGTCAGCCGGGTGGACGCAGCGCGTTCTATCAATGA
- a CDS encoding O-antigen ligase family protein, protein MTNSAVDTPVSVPALTPDAGRWAPLWVLLFVALWSTPGLAETVLSLGALFAAYRLLHARFRGGTRLLSGAAWALTSVLFFAYWLPQMLSAFDAIDVGRALRKSATDLRYLPFMWLCAIAVANAQRRRRTFIGLAVIGGVWTLDALLQAAIGSSPLFFALDQLKQLISGHGLCTPQELALVDRLSGVLGPCNLKFGQTLASLSPFLLLALGRRTVWAWAGAAAAVGVVLVLAGSRASWVTYGVIVLLSGWQLLGGRRLLAAALAGVLLAGGVVAVAPQARERIQRTALAFGNGEQGVDHALSGRGQIWGAALCMIRAHPLNGVGARGFRQAYPACNPTPAQAPAWGDGPAFHAHQIVLEILAETGVIGLLLWLAGAAQAWRAWRYSSVAAREQARPAMIALVATVFPLNTHLAFYSSFWGGLSLMLAGLYAGALLNDDADRPPLG, encoded by the coding sequence ATGACGAATTCCGCCGTTGACACCCCGGTAAGCGTGCCTGCATTGACGCCCGATGCCGGGCGTTGGGCGCCGCTGTGGGTGCTCTTGTTTGTCGCGTTGTGGTCCACGCCCGGCTTGGCCGAAACCGTGCTGTCGCTGGGTGCATTGTTCGCGGCCTACCGGTTGCTGCACGCACGCTTTCGCGGCGGCACACGCCTGCTCAGTGGCGCGGCCTGGGCGCTGACCAGCGTGTTGTTCTTTGCGTACTGGCTGCCGCAGATGCTGTCCGCGTTCGATGCAATCGATGTCGGTCGCGCGCTGCGCAAGTCGGCCACCGATCTACGCTATCTGCCTTTCATGTGGCTATGCGCGATTGCGGTAGCCAACGCGCAGCGGCGGCGCCGCACCTTTATCGGCCTGGCGGTGATCGGCGGGGTGTGGACGCTGGATGCGCTGTTGCAGGCCGCCATCGGCAGCAGCCCATTGTTCTTCGCGCTGGATCAACTCAAGCAGCTGATCAGCGGCCACGGGCTGTGTACGCCGCAGGAGCTGGCGCTGGTCGACCGCCTTAGCGGGGTGCTGGGGCCGTGCAATCTCAAGTTCGGGCAGACCCTGGCCAGCCTGTCGCCGTTCCTGTTGCTGGCGCTGGGGCGGCGCACTGTTTGGGCCTGGGCGGGCGCAGCGGCGGCGGTCGGCGTGGTGCTGGTATTGGCAGGGTCACGCGCCTCGTGGGTCACCTACGGCGTGATCGTGCTGCTGTCCGGCTGGCAGCTGCTGGGTGGGCGGCGCCTGCTGGCCGCTGCGTTGGCCGGCGTGCTGTTGGCCGGCGGCGTGGTGGCGGTGGCACCGCAGGCGCGCGAGCGCATCCAGCGCACCGCCCTGGCATTTGGCAATGGCGAACAGGGCGTAGATCACGCCTTGTCCGGGCGCGGCCAGATCTGGGGCGCGGCGCTGTGCATGATCCGCGCGCATCCGCTCAACGGTGTGGGCGCGCGCGGGTTCCGACAGGCGTATCCGGCCTGTAATCCGACCCCTGCGCAGGCGCCGGCCTGGGGCGATGGCCCGGCGTTCCATGCGCATCAGATCGTGCTGGAAATCCTGGCCGAAACCGGTGTGATCGGTTTGCTGCTCTGGCTGGCCGGCGCGGCGCAGGCATGGCGCGCGTGGCGCTATTCGAGTGTGGCCGCGCGTGAGCAGGCGCGCCCGGCGATGATCGCTTTGGTGGCCACCGTTTTCCCGCTCAATACGCATCTGGCGTTCTATTCCAGTTTCTGGGGCGGTTTGAGTCTGATGCTGGCCGGGTTATATGCCGGCGCGTTGCTCAACGACGACGCAGATCGGCCGCCGCTGGGCTGA
- a CDS encoding glycosyltransferase, whose product MHRLTVVQLLPALQSGGVERSTLEITAALVRAGHRAVVVSAGGRLVQPLLEAGGEHLTLDIGRKSLLTLRHVVGLRRLFAELGADIVHARSRLPAWLGWYALRGMPAATRPRFVTTVHGLNSPSRYSAVMTYGERVICVSQTVRDYVCAHYPQTDPGRLRTIPRGVDIAQFPRRLHPDHRARKWAQSLLPGLPSDAPLLLLPGRGTRLKGHADGLQLLADARAAGVPAWLWLPGAREPGREAYVRELEAEAARLGVADAVAFTEPTARIADAYAASDLVLQLSRKPEAFGRTVVEALSVGRPVLGWAHGGVGELLAELQPGGAVPAFDADALCAQALALLQHPPTPPAVLPYTLQAMQAATLKVYDEFRR is encoded by the coding sequence GGTGCGCGCCGGCCATCGTGCCGTGGTGGTGTCGGCCGGCGGTCGCCTGGTCCAGCCGTTGCTGGAGGCGGGTGGCGAACACCTCACGTTGGACATTGGCCGCAAGTCGCTGTTGACCCTGCGTCATGTGGTCGGCCTGCGCCGTCTGTTTGCCGAACTCGGCGCGGACATCGTGCATGCGCGTTCGCGGCTGCCGGCCTGGCTGGGCTGGTACGCGCTACGCGGCATGCCTGCCGCCACGCGTCCGCGCTTCGTCACCACCGTGCACGGGCTCAACTCGCCCAGCCGTTATAGCGCGGTCATGACCTATGGCGAGCGCGTCATCTGCGTCTCGCAAACCGTGCGGGACTATGTCTGCGCGCATTACCCGCAGACCGATCCAGGCCGCCTGCGCACGATTCCGCGCGGCGTCGACATCGCGCAGTTTCCGCGCCGCTTACATCCAGATCACCGTGCGCGCAAGTGGGCGCAGTCCCTGCTGCCAGGGCTGCCTTCCGACGCGCCGCTGCTGCTGTTGCCGGGGCGCGGCACGCGCTTGAAGGGCCATGCCGATGGTCTGCAACTGCTGGCCGATGCGCGCGCGGCCGGCGTGCCGGCCTGGCTGTGGCTGCCCGGTGCGCGCGAACCCGGACGCGAGGCGTATGTGCGCGAGCTGGAGGCCGAGGCAGCCCGGCTGGGTGTGGCCGACGCGGTCGCGTTTACCGAGCCGACGGCGCGTATCGCCGACGCCTATGCCGCCAGCGATCTGGTGTTGCAGCTATCGCGCAAGCCCGAAGCTTTCGGCCGTACCGTGGTCGAGGCGTTGTCGGTGGGCCGGCCGGTCCTGGGCTGGGCGCATGGCGGCGTTGGCGAATTGCTCGCCGAGCTGCAGCCTGGCGGTGCAGTGCCGGCGTTCGATGCCGATGCACTGTGCGCTCAGGCGCTTGCCCTTTTGCAGCATCCGCCGACACCGCCGGCGGTGCTTCCCTATACGTTGCAGGCCATGCAAGCGGCCACCCTGAAGGTCTATGACGAATTCCGCCGTTGA